A stretch of the Solanum dulcamara chromosome 6, daSolDulc1.2, whole genome shotgun sequence genome encodes the following:
- the LOC129893427 gene encoding uncharacterized protein LOC129893427 isoform X1 yields the protein MHHFAGLRCKLTRLSSKINYDVLEKLFDDSATENPKKAGTAYDSMDDNGVKSDKIDPEVDETYEEAFGKDVHYGEMLEDMAMINTMIWMIIELICISYGWFPLRNRGYKMSANTFSFTCIRNCMALIANCISKLFCFKYH from the exons ATGCATCACTTTGCTGGTCTTAGATGCAAACTTACA AGGCTGAGCTCTAAGATCAACTACGATGTGCTAGAGAAGCTTTTTGATGATTCT GCAACTGAGAACCCAAAGAAAGCTGGAACTGCGTACGATTCAATGGATGATAATGGGGTAAAGAGCGACAAAATTGATCCTGAAGTAGATGAGACTTACGAAGAAGCATTTGGCAAGGATGTGCATTACGGTGAGATGTTGGAGGATATGGCTATGATCAACACTATGATTTggatgattattgaattaatcTGCATTTCATATGGCTGGTTTCCCCTTAGAAATAGAGGATACAAGATGTCAGCTAACACATTTTCCTTCACTTGTATTAGGAATTGTATGGCTTTGATAGCTAATTGCATCTCAAAgttattttgttttaaatatCATTGA
- the LOC129893427 gene encoding uncharacterized protein LOC129893427 isoform X2, which translates to MLAKKRLSSKINYDVLEKLFDDSATENPKKAGTAYDSMDDNGVKSDKIDPEVDETYEEAFGKDVHYGEMLEDMAMINTMIWMIIELICISYGWFPLRNRGYKMSANTFSFTCIRNCMALIANCISKLFCFKYH; encoded by the exons ATGTTAGCTAAAAAG AGGCTGAGCTCTAAGATCAACTACGATGTGCTAGAGAAGCTTTTTGATGATTCT GCAACTGAGAACCCAAAGAAAGCTGGAACTGCGTACGATTCAATGGATGATAATGGGGTAAAGAGCGACAAAATTGATCCTGAAGTAGATGAGACTTACGAAGAAGCATTTGGCAAGGATGTGCATTACGGTGAGATGTTGGAGGATATGGCTATGATCAACACTATGATTTggatgattattgaattaatcTGCATTTCATATGGCTGGTTTCCCCTTAGAAATAGAGGATACAAGATGTCAGCTAACACATTTTCCTTCACTTGTATTAGGAATTGTATGGCTTTGATAGCTAATTGCATCTCAAAgttattttgttttaaatatCATTGA